The Medicago truncatula cultivar Jemalong A17 chromosome 7, MtrunA17r5.0-ANR, whole genome shotgun sequence genome includes the window TGTATAATCTCTTCATTTTACATGTCACAGCTGCACATCATATTCACATTCAAACACCCAaattaacatcatcatatataagCATATGGACTCTCTTAATGAGCTATATGATTGTGGTCCCACACCTATCGTCATAATTTGCCAGAGGTATGTTACTGGATTTTCATCGTCATAATTTGCCAGAGATATGTTATTGGACTTTCATCGTCATTTCGTCATCATGATTCCTCGAcacgactctatatgcatgAATGAGACAGACTCTTCAAGTATTAAAAGAtcataacatcatcaacaaatcaGAATCATAAATGCAGACTCTTCCTATTATGCACAACATCAagacaaacatatcatcatcattcacatcgtcatcataagtaaaCATcgtcattctcatcatcaatgtaTATTAGACACCATCATTCAAgtcatcatcataattatacGTCATCATTCTCATcgtcaatatatatataccaccctcatcatcatcatagataAACATCATTACTCTTATCATCATACTGATATAGTTATCGTCATCCTCATCATCACTAACATATAAACATTATCATTTCTCATTGATGACAGTTAGTCATTCgttatttttagagtctttttatgtaatttttgagttcacaagcaagcttaagcagcaagaaaaccaagaaaaactgaagaaactaaaaaaaggGCATCGTGTCACTATTAACtgaaaaacgtgtcacgatttgaaGCTTTCAAGAAAAATGCATTCGACATTggtgaaaacgtgtcacgatggcaaaaACGTGACACAATTATGGAAACCCTAATTTGTGTGGTTTGTTACACAAGAagaaacgtgtcacgatttacttaaatagtGCCACGATTTTAGGAGTAGTTGTTGactatttaagctgaagactattctgaacacaagggttacgatttggagagagcaaagtgcgattttgagactacaagacggctagaagggcgatttcttcactcttttaccaattcatgtatgtattgattcctctaataattatgttatttgtaaacaccattatgagtagctaaatccattagaggttaggtctgagatgattctttgtaaccctaattgaaagaTGTTGccgtgaaactctatttattgtcaatgacaatctagtttttattcaattcaattccctagctcaagcttcactttagctcctaggttctctcctcttcttgaatcttcaagtttctccttctctaacccttttcctctttgctcccactttctctctctctctctctctcaaaatatctatgTAAATGAAAGTGTGTAGGAAATTTCCTCTAAGACAAAACTTATATAGGATATCCCTCTGATGGGCCTAACCCTAAAgcttagtggacttaacccactccaactcaaatctaaaatgtttctacactcacaacggtaaaatactattaaCGGTCACTTAACAGTAAAATACTACCaacggtcacttaacggtaaagtACTAATTACTACCCTAGTAACTTAGCAAAAATAACGGTtctcactaaccactaaaataattctcaccaaaattactaatttactctTACACCCAAAGGCTAAATTAATCCAATGGTCCCTCAACTAATTTCcggttttcattttggtcccataagtcataaaatcatcaatttgcTCCCTCAACTTTTGCTCCTTTATTCAAAAAGGTCCCTGATTGTTAACTTTAACATTAAATATCTCAAGTGGAACACAAACAATGTTTGCCCTAGCAGAGCGTTCTCTCTGAGCAAAAGATTATCAACTTTTTCGAAATCTTACGTGAAATATAGAAGGAGAATGAAGAATTCATCTACATAGTCATACAGTGTCTTTATTTATTATAGTAGGTAATTATGATTACACcatgatattattgttttccaTTTCTTATATGAGTTCATGATGGCAAACATAGTtgcataatataataatacatatGATCTTTTCATTGAAATCAACTGGGAACAACATCTGGATCTATATCGTACTCAATAGTGCATTGACAAGATAAATTAATGCACTTCAGAGTTAGATCAGTTGGACACATATCTGGTGGACATTCAGGGGTAAATAGGCATGGAGGAGCATCTGGGAGGCCTaacaagaacaaaataaatgttaatataGGTGATGgaatattatatataagttaaattataaatttgaaaatgatatgAAACATTACTCACTTCCATTGGTTGTGACCAGAAATAGGGAAACAAAGATGAGCAAAGCATAAAAGAAACTTAGGATTCGAGCcataattttttctcttttgcaTGTGATAAATGGAAAATATTTTGatcaatttataaagaaaaggtAATGCTTTGTTAACTTCAATGAAATAGTTTTTAACCCTAGAAGGTGCAAGAAGTCgttcaaaaaattgaaatagttGGTAAATGTTTCTATAGATGTGTCGTGTGTATCTCTTTGCAAGCTCAGTTAGTCACTTAATTTTAGTAAATATATCATATAAGAATCttaataataatcaaagttcattaatttttttcattaaacttttaataaaatttttttatttctcttttagcTTTTTATGGTAGATAAGAGACACATAAATCTTTTGGtggaaataaaaatgtaaagaaatagacagatataaaaatttaaacactAGTGACGAATGACGCAAAACTTCATAAACAGGGTTTTATCAGCCAAAttcgcaaaaaaaaattgggtcgTTCTAAGCAAATTCACAATAATCAAAGCAAATATGATTACACTAGGTGAGATTGATGGTTATAATTGTgattctttaaaaattaaagcaaAAATAACAGTCACAGGAAAGAGGGTTACAATTGTCACTCTTTAAAAATTGGATCTTGcactttgttaaaatatttctcAATATAAAACAATACGCTTAGGTGTATGTGTAGTTTGATTTGCAAGAGCAAAGAGTATACTTGAAGAAATAACACACAAAAATTATGATGGTTATTTAATGTGGGCTAGTTTTTTGTTGTACAAGGCTAAAACAGATAAGAAAATTTCTGCCACATCATTTTGGAGGAGATTTTTGAGGTTCATTAGAGGAGACTCATGTCGAAGAAATTCAACATCAGAAGAGGCACGAAGCTTTGCAAAAAAATCTGCACATTGATTCTCTTCCCTAAGGGTGTGATTAACCATAACATTTCCCTGCTCCAATAACACTTTTATATCTTGGATTAAAACAGAATAAGCATGAAACCTCATTGGGGGGACCATTGAGGATGTTGATACAATGTAAAGCATCAGAGTAGCAAACAAAATCAAGAATACCCATATATTTGGCCAACAAGAGACCTTTATAGATAGCATAGAGCTCATCATACAAGATCAGATGAATTTTGAATGTATCCAGAAAAGCCTAACAAGAAAAAACCTGCATAGTTTCTTAAAATTCCTCCATAGCCAGCTCTTACTGGAGATCCAAGACAACTTCCATCAACATTAAGGTTGACACAAGAATGATTATTGTTGGTCCACTTGATGAATTGTCTTCATAGATAGTATTAGAGATGGAAGTATAACAAGCTTTGAGGGTATCAACCATGCCTTGaatgttgaaggataatttaGCATTTGACCAATTCTCATTGCCTAAGCACATCATGTTTCGATTCCTCCAAGCCCACCATAATATGGGCTAGTATAGTCTTCGCAACTGTGAGATTTCACTATAGTATTTAGATAGAtgttttttctatcatgtgcaataGACAATAATTACATCAAAGTTTCACCGGAAATGATACTGACAGCAAAACGGTTAACCAATACCCAAACAACAAAAGGGGTTATGGCACCAATCatgaaaattataataaaatgtaaCAGAATAAGCTTTAGACATGAGAAGAAAAGTAGCTTGATATTTTCCAAAAGCTGAGATggagtgctttttttttttttttttgcacggAAAATTCTAGCGTTCCCTTCCTTCCAAATTAGTCAAGTGCTTGCAAACTTAAGTACATAAAGGAGCACCGAGCTTTAGAGATACCTGAAGAAATATTGATCTGAAGATAATGAGCTGATATGGTTAAAGGGTTAACCGAAGAAACACCTAACCAAAGATGAACCAACTGCCAAACCTGACCAAATACTTCGCAATGCAAGAATAACTGATCCGCTGATTCAATATTTCCACAAccagagacacaaactgagcATCTTCCTGAATAATCCTTCTCCGATATAAATTGTCCTTCATAGGCACTCTATCACGGAGAAGCCGCCAAGCAAAGACTGAAACTTTAAGCAGGACATTTTACCTCCAGATGCTAGGCGCAGAAGCTGATGTAGCAGAAGGCATGGTTGCAAACTCAGCCAACAGAGAATGGTAAACACCACGCACCGTATAACTTGCTACTAAATCAGGAATCCAATACAAGACATCATTAATATTAACCTGCAACACAACAATTAGTAACAACAATGTACACTCCACTAACTGCTCCTCCTCCCAGGCCCTCAATCCCCTTCTCCACTTCCACGCCTCCCCTCCCTCGTCCCACCCCAGCTGGAACATTTGCGCagcaattaaaaatttattttcagacaAATCAAATAACCGATGAAAACGAACCTGCAAGGGAACCTCACCTACCCACCTATCAAACCAAAATAAAGTACCTGCACAATTTCCGACCTTTAAACAAACATTAGAAAACCAAGTACCCACCATCGAACCAACACCATCCCGCATATTAGCAATTTCCTTCCACCACGTCGACCCATCCCTTCCGCCTGCCTGAACTCGGCCCTCCACTAGCCCATACCTAGCGGCGAAGACATTATATCATAAGCCatgtgaaggtgaaaaacacaagaagggggggggggttgaattgtgttttctttttctcttaaaaagggattcttcttctgataaaacttcagaagcagtttgattgcttctgatgaaatgatcagagtcagattgcagcggaaaagaacagagcagagaaaagaaagacaaagacacaagcagttatcctggttccttccacaacacggaagtagtccagtcccccttgcacttccaaggagatttcactataatcacaaagattacaactgctcaatactttctaagtatgagacttcacaaaaatgctcaagcacacacgcaagagtcttccaatgctcaagcactaagcaagagacttctaatgctcaagcacgcaggcaagagacttctaatcaaacaaaaatacagagaattgagtttgaattgaacacttgatatacaatcagtggtgttcacaatgcaatacagaaaagactctagactttgaatttctaagatgtatcaaatcagtgcagaaattcagtgtgctttgtagaatcaaattgacagagttttggcgcttttgaacttatgtatctctctctgttatcttcaagtcttcactcctttatatagaggcgtgaaagagacgttgagataatcagcacgtctaaagagtcgtttgaaatcctttgattatccaccagtgatcctttgcctgatttgggtgtagtcctttgaagaataaacttcaaattcattcccatcttgagtgtacaattctgcaggcatggctgttgttttgtcttgtagcgtagacagaaaacagagtagtggaggtagtggttgtacacttgtactttgtcaactctattaacgagagacaagagctcagtgctatccatatatccgttgatacctccctttcaattcttcgttcttctttgataagactgaattgaaaatcagctactttgaatcttcagtttgattaaaggatcaaatgtagcttctggtgaagatattgcttctgatgaaaacttttgcttctgatgactttctgcttctgatgacgtcatctcttcaggagcagtttagcttcaggagcagttttcttcagatgctcagaatttctttttctttccattgttcttccaagacctattgaaataacttgagtagcctttggtcctgtacacttgaacaattattagtaataaccaattgacaatttttaataccttgttatcatcaaaacttaataaggttcattgtgaaacacattttgttccaacaatctccccctttttgatgatgacaaacaatagtatttaaaatgttcaattgttgttgatctaattaataagttgactactgggacagaggtttgtaagctccccctgagtctaatagatctttaaggtgaggtttgtaagctccccctaagttctattcttattaattaaatttcaataaaatacttataaaatcaaatcagaagtatttaaaagaaatttagagtagggctcagtgccttaaaaaatactatacatttactcccccttttgtcatcaacaaaaagaatagaaacaaaagaaagagtatcagagcaaacagcattaaaaacagtaaatatcatcagagttaaagcttgtaaaacatattgaaggtgaaaaagcacaagatccagaaacaatgataatatatataaagaaagattaagatacaaagacacagctactaagaacaaaagtaaaaaacaagctagagttgggtgtgcaactaaggttgggcttgcttatacaactgttctaagagatacttgatctgatcatccttcttctgaagtagctcatccttttccctcattcttcgtttatatccagcctgaattctagcagccctagtgatgtactcttcttctggatagaaaggagtgatgtccagcagaggcacaaagttcagctctttctccttagctgcttcatgcatgtcatccaaaagcttcttcagcatagcagagtgagatgacacacatttagttctaagctgatccagcagctcatcaaagctcttctgaagatccatccactgatcataatagtgaataggaggtgcaggaactgttctgcgaagaatcagtgcctgaatctcatcactaagtctaatcagctgttcctctatatactcagactccaggatatggtcagggatgggtgaaggttcagtttgagttgtatttgatgtggaaggttggtcagaggttaagtctattatagtgggtgagtctggttgttgttgttgttctgttgtttggtcagaagctgtttggtcaggagcaacttgttcagaagcagtttgctcctgaacagtttgctcagggatggtttgggtttctgtttgggtttccaagacagtcttttcagaaactgtcttagaggccttagtgggtgttggttgcatttcaccacctagatgtttttctaagttgtgaagggttgaggattcttggtgttggggggtttctgaagtagttgcatctgaagctacttcagaggctttttgtggagtttggttatttggtgagtttgtttgggtaggttcaggttgttgtatactaacaggttctggagtatctggatatagtggatgagtagtaggcaaattgaatttctcacaaagttttatcctattttttgaaaattctatttgagtactctcatagtcaagtgttccatactctgttagtttggtaggtttggtttttagaagcttgtttatatgttggctaaggggttggtcatctgattctgtggatgatgaagagggtgaagagggtagagatagagactgagtattagttggagctttagatggattacctgaggactgagcttctggatgaattgcttctggagcttttgaagctggttctgatgaagttgctcctgaagcttgcttattcttcaaggcttgagaaagcagagttgctccatactgaactgtttcttgctctaactcagaagctaaagcagcgatgacaggagtaggcacataccctgcagccttgagacgctcatccctttctttttcatacaacatcttcatccttttcttttctgctatcttggatgcagaaacctccctagcatactgcctcatttcttcagtcatttcaaaactgggcatgactatgggctcagaagttgcagtcctttttgccttcttggggcttgagtcttcatcccaattttcttccatttctttcaacatttcttcccttcttccttcagctgtcttcagattttttgttaaattagacctcttccttttgatggtctgaagagcagcttctcttttatttttgggacttgaaggcttttcagaagcagcttgatcagaagcagcttgttcagaaccagtttgttcagaagcaggctgttctgctgtttcttgagtactccttgtcctttttctgataagagggacatcatccaaatcctccacttcctcaagaatggtggacatagcagatttttccttcttggctttcttatgcttctgagcatccacctcagtagcatcttcagcaaggtattcttccttggtgatctgcttctttttagattttctgcctttggccacaggcagatcaccaccatacatttcttctgggatatctttcaggctgattttcttgttgtagttCTTGTAGTAGTctaagatgtaggccctctgcacatccaggggatctttcttgcagatagggatgtgatgagtgactagatcagatatgacatcagattcatgcatatctgtatctagtttcctgcatgttgaaatcagcctcatcttgactaaggttgccccattgattatttttcctgtgactgctcccaacttctgattatcataaatacccacgtctttcagggcacttaggagtcctccttcttgaaagattatggagagcagccttccatagggaacaaacttcctgttctccatctggctcttcttgagttctttgatcatgtatttaaacatatacttaggaacgttcattgttgtttcctgagagatggtgtgatgcagaaagactttgtgaccaagtgaaggttgatcatttcctccacctttgggaaaaatgttttcattctagatcttcagcagcattttcttttccatgcttaaggtgctgtaaggcttagcatcctttgatccgtagatagtgttgtttactatttccttccaagggcttgttctggggttaggaatctcttctccatcgtatgtcccagaagcatctcTCCTCATagcttgagcaatcacttgctcattgattgttacaggaatccccatgacgtttgatctaatctcagtcccagtgaaggcgagtagacccatttcttctctggtttttccctccaaagtaggatcaaccagaatcatctgagcttcttcctgtttagcagcaactttgtcaaacactgaagctcttacccagaattgtctgacaagcacttcataagtaggaccgttgagaagactgaagtaactcattagcttctgcttcttgtagaatcttaccaagtcgcacccatggtgagttagagaagtgaaatccacaggattttccgcttgaatgattagctcccattcctcaatagacatagttcttcctttgatttcataagcaggagtatctatatccatattcgatgaagaaccaccggcagaacttgaagatgccattgatttgaagtagaattagggttctaaggtgttttgagaggttgagagaATGTGCTTACTTACACAGAGGGTTGAGAGGAAAtaagaaagtgtttgttgtgaagtgagaagtgtgtgaaatgacttagtgttttttattaaaacgtttgtaattcagaagggacaaacaaacacaacattaatgacaaattgggggcgcgtgtaagtatgttaaaaagcgaataaaaacatcattgccctttttgttatactccaatacaaatagaccacgtcagagactcttcagaaaactaccttttgggtaatgggacagctgttacataaagtaactgccaacgttcccactaaccaagcttttcagaagcaaagaataacacttctgaagttttagtgctgacgtcatcttcagaagcacattttcctcagaacctcagttaagagcttctgatgaaccaaaatgcttctgaataaacttcagaaccaaacttcttattcagaggcaagcaaattttcaatcagacacaaaatgcatgttcaaatttttcttaataaaatcaaatctttcaacagacaaaggttttgtaaatatatcagcccattgatgttcagtatcaatgaattgtatatctaaaattcctttttgaacatagtctctgataaaatggtgtttgatttcaatatgcttggctcttgaatgtagaattggattctttgacaaacaaatagcagcagtattatcacaataaatgggaatactgttagcattgatctgatagtcttccaactgatgtttcatccaaagtagttgtgtgcaacaacttgcagctgaaatgtactctgcttctgctgtagacatagcaatagttgcttgtcttttgcttgcccaggatatcagattctctcccaggaattgacaatttccactggttgattttctttcaatcctatcaccagcataatcagcatcacagaatccaatcaacttataatctagggatttcctatacaggagtccaagattagttgttcctttcagatacctgaagattctcttaactgcagttaaatgagattctctaggatctgattgaaatcttgcacacaagcatacactgaataaaatatcaggtctagatgcagtgaggtataacagagaaccaatcatacctctgtatagcttctggtctactactgttccagtatcttctttgcttaaagtgcaggttggatgcattggagtgttcatcactttacaatcttctagcttgaacttcttcagaagctcctttgtatattttgtttgatgaacatatactccttctttactttggttgatttgaattcccagaaagaatttcaattcttccatcatactcatttcaaattcatcctgcattaacttagaaaattctttgcaaagagatgcattagtagaaccaaatattatatcatcaacatatatttgcacaatcaaaatatctttcttaagagtccttctgaagagtgttgtgtcaacttgtcctctttcaaaatcatttttaattaagaaattacttagtctatcataccaagctctgggagcttgtttcaagccatatagtgatttcttaagtttataaacatggtcaggatgcttaagatcctcaaacccaggaggttgtttaacatacacttcttcttcaatgacaccattaagaaaggcacttttgacatccatttgatataatattatgccatgattaattgcgtaggatagaagtaacctgattgcttccaatcttgcaactggagcaaatgtttcagtgtaatcaatgccttcttgttgactgtagccttgagcaacaagtctggctttgtttctggttacttctccttgttcattcagcttgtttctgaatacccattttgttccaataatgtttttctgaaaaggtttgggtaccagatcccacacatcattcctttggaattgatttagctcttcttgcatagctaatatccatccatcatctgtgagagcttcttcaacagttttaggctcaattattgaaagcagtcctattaatgattcttcttgtctaaaatgtgatcttgttcttctaggactatctttgcttccaatgattagctcctcaggatgtgaagatttgtgcttgaatttaggttgaataacctgctgagtgttatcttgaaagtcctcagaagcaatttcattctgtacttttgggctatgttctgcttctgaattagactcagcttctggagtgatttcagtttctggactagattcaacttctgtatacttttcagattcagaaggttgatcagattctgatgcatcttcagaatcagttgtacctgcattactttcactttgctctgaagttttactttcaggctctctatcatcaaattttacatgcatagattcttcaacacattgtgtttctgaattatacactctgtatgcctttgacctttcagagtaacctaaaaatattcctctttgagccttgacatcaaatttcttcagatagtctttagtgtttaagatgtaacaagtacatccaaactgatgaaagtaagagatattgggtcttcttcctttaaagagttcatatgctattttctccaacataggtctgatatagatcctattttgaatataacatgaagtattgactgcttctgcccaaaaatgtttagctaagttgttttcatggatcatggttctggccatttcttgtaaggttctgttctttctttctacaaccccattttgttgtggagttctacgagaagaaaactcatggtgaatcccatgtttttcacaaaaaagttcaaatggctcattttcaaattctccaccatgatcacttctgactttcaaaattttcaattctttttcagattgtatttgagtgcagaagctgctaaacacttcacatgcatagtctttacttttaatgaattttacccaagtccatctgctgtaatcatcaacaatgactaatccatatttacttccatataaagatgcagtgttaactggaccaaaaagatcaatatggagtaattctaagggtctggaggttgatacaatgtctttagatttgaaagaatttttcacaattttccctttctgacatgcaccacaaagtgcatctgaatgataatcaatgttaggcaatcctttgaccagttgtaacttgctaattttagaaattaatctccaattagcatgtcccaaccttttatgccatacccattttttatcattcattgacagaaggcaaactaccttctgatcagccagatcagagaaatttattttatagacattctcaactctctttcccttgaatgtaatggatttgtcatccttgttgactagtgtgcagttggtcttactgaacgttacatcatacccattgtcacaaaattgactaatgctcaataggttatgcttcataccatctactagccacacattattaattgagatggaggaattaccaatagtacctgtaccaatgatctttccagtttggttgccaccaaacttcacttctcctccatctttcattgtaagggtaaggaacaaagctttctctccagtcatgtgccttgaacatccgctgtctaggtaccatgacctttgtttctctcttgcccttaagcacacatcattttcatcttctgaatctgattcagcttctgatactgttTCTG containing:
- the LOC11446874 gene encoding uncharacterized protein — encoded protein: MARILSFFYALLIFVSLFLVTTNGSLPDAPPCLFTPECPPDMCPTDLTLKCINLSCQCTIEYDIDPDVVPS